A region of the Rhodothermus bifroesti genome:
GTCCCAATTTTCGAATAACGCGGTACTTGCCTTCCGGCGTTGCGCGATCGCCTGCATAAAGCTTAGGCCCCATCCAGTTCGGCCCAAGCTCTACCGTAAAAGTAGCGAGGTGCTGCGTGCCGCGATAAACGTAGCACCGGCGAGCCATTTTATCGACCACAAGCAACAGGCTTCCACGACGGCGGGCTTCCTGACGTGCTTCTTCAACCCATTGCCGCCAAGTGGGCAGTTGCGCTAGGTAGTGGCTGACGTAGTCTCGTAGTTGTTCTTCGAGCACCTGGAGGCGATGCTGCGCTGCTGCTGCCTGCTCGGAGGCAACCCACAGGTCTCCGCTTTCTAGAGCTTTATGTGCGGTATGGTAATGCGTTTGGGCCTCCTGAAACTGCTGGCTCCATGCCGATCGATAGGGTAAAGTTTCCAGCCATTGTGCCAGGGAATCCAGCAGGGGCGCCAGCTGACGCAGCATCTGGTGGCTTTGATGGTAGAGCGAGTCGCGCACCTGTTCCGCTCGTCGTGCAGCTGCCCAGGCTTGCTGTTCGGCCTGTCGCGCTACGGCTTGCGCTTGCGCATACTGCTGCCAGGCCCACCAGCGCTGATTGGCTTCTTGCCACTGCATCAGCGCTTGTTTCCAGGAGCGCTGCGCTTGCTCCCATAACGAAGCGGCATAACGCTCAGCTTGTGCTGCACGTGCCTGCGCTAGAGCCTCTCGAGCAGCCTCAAAAGCGACATAGGGGCTTTGACGCAGCTTGATCCAGCCGTAAAGCGCCCCCCCCATGGGCATTAAGGTTAAGCTCAGTACCCCTAAACGCCACCACCAACGCCGCTTCCGAGACCTAAGAAGACCAAAAGCCCCTGGTCTCTGTGCGCTCCAAAAGGAAACGCCTCGAAAACCAGGGGCTTTACGCGTCTTTTTACGGAGCATGTGCAAGTTAGCTACCCTGTCCGGGCCGCGTCTTGGCAATAGCCGCATTCAGCTCCTCAACCAACCCCACAGCCTTGTCACGGGCCTGCTGTGCCAGCTGATGGGCACGGAAGATATCCCCGCTCTGCAACGCGGCAGCGGCCTCATTAATCTGGCCTTCCACGCTGCTCGCATCCTCGCGGATCGACACCAGCGCTACAGCGCCTTCCTTGCCTCGCGGCGCCCGCTTCAGCAGCTCATTGGTCTGCTCCAGTGCCCGGCGCGCCTCGGCCAGGAGCGTGTCGGCCTCAACCCGCATTTCTTCCTTCTTCTGGGCTACCTGCTCCGTGGCCTGTCGTGCGGTTTCCGCCACAAACTGGAGCAACCGTTCGGCCCGCTCATAGTTACGCGTTAGCGCAAAGCGGGCATTCTGCGCTTCAATTTCAACCTGAGCAGCGGCCAATGAGTCCTGGGCTGCACGATACAAGTCAGACACATACACGTCGGCCTCTGCACTGTCGGCCGCCTGCAAGGCCTGCTGTGCAGCCTCAAGCTGCTGCGTAGGGGCACTGGCACAGCCAGCAATCAGTCCACCGGCCAGCACCAGCCCCGCTATCCATAAAGCACCTCGCATAACGCTACCTCCTGGGTCTGTTTTGTTTTAGGTTAACTTGGGTGAGCCTGCGCCGATGATCTTATGCACAATCATCAGCGTTTTCAGAAGCTTTTTTTACGACAAAACAGGCGCATTTCTCTATAAGACAAATTAAAAAATCAGGCCTTATGATTAAAAGTAACTTAACTGTTGCAAATTAAACACCTGCTCGAAACAGCAGATAGCCTATATATAGCCCTATGAGCACCACTCCTTCTGCTTTGCGGATGCGATGGCCGCTCCACATAATCGGCAGCAGCAGCCACGTTAGCCCATTCATCACCAACAAATCCACCTGTTGCAAGCCGTAGGTCTGTAGGGGACGAACAACAGCGGCCAAACCTAAAATCGTGAGAAGGTTAAACAGGTTAGATCCCACGACGTTGCCTACGGCAATATCAGCCTCGCGACGCACCGCAGCCACGATAGAGGTGGCCAGCTCAGGCAGACTGGTACCTACAGCAACGACCGTTAGGCCAATAAACGCCTCTGAAAGTCCAGCTGTGCGGGCAAGGCTTACTGCCCCTGCTAAGAACCATCTTCCCCCAAGGATTAGCAGGCCCAACCCAACCACGACCAGAGCACCTTCGAACAGGGGATGTTGCAGTCGTTTGGGCAAAAGATCTTTCCCTTCTTCCAGCAAGTCTGGCAGTTCTCTTCGGCTCATCCATACGTTTAGCGTGACATAAGCGAGCATGAGTGTCAACAAAACCAGCCCTTCGCCTCGTCCTAAATGCTTGTCAAGCAACATTGCCCCAGCTAAAAGCGAAATGCCAACAAGCAAGGGGACATCGAGCCGTACCAGTCGCGCCTGCACCTGAAGGGGTTGCCAAAGGGCCGCCAGGCCCAGAATGAGCGCAATGTTACAAATGTTCGATCCAATGACATTGCCCGCAGCCACATCTCCTTTTCCCTGCAAGGCAGCCTGCACGCTCAGAGCGACTTCCGGACTACTGGTGCCCCAAGAAACAATCGTCAAACCGATAATCAGCGGGGCAATTCCCAGTCGAAGCGCCAATGCTGCACTGCCACGCACCAGTCCTTCAGCACCAAGGTACAACCCGCTTAACCCTAAGGCTAAAAATAAGAAGGAGCTCCCCATTGCTACATCTTATGGTTGAGGGGCTTCCTACGCTTTGGAAAGCAGGCTAGATTCCGTGCCTATAGATGGGCAATCTCTTTATCGAGATTATAGCGCTTGCGCTTTTCCCAAAGCGTTTTTTTGGATATTCCAAGTATTTGGGCCACTTCCGCGTAGCTGGCTTTGTAGTGCTTCAGGGTATGGAGGATATAAGCCTTTTCCAGTTCTTCCAAAGTACTTCCGCTGGGGAAGTAAAAGATCCCGTTGGATACCGGCAATGCTAAAGGCACGCTAGCAGGTTGGAGAGGCAGATCGTCAGCATCGATCCAGGTCTTTTTGGTAAAGATCATTGCCCGCTCGAGCACATTGCGCAATTCCCGCACATTACCGGGCCAGGAATGCTTTAGTAGCTTTTGTTCGGCTTCAGGTGTAAACCCTTTGACACTGCGTCCCAGCTCTTCATTAAACTGGCGCACAAAAGCTTGAGCGATTAGCAAAATATCACGCCCCATTTCGCGCAAGGGCGGTAGGTATAAATTCACCACGTTAATGCGGTAAAACAGGTCTTGACGAAACCTACGTTCTGCCACAAGTTGCTCTAGATTGACGTTTGTAGCGCACAAGATGCGGGTGGTCACCCGGATATCTTCGATGCCACCCAATCGACGAAACGTCCGGCTTTCAAGAAAAGAAAGTAACTTAGCCTGCAACGCCAGGCTCATGGAGTCGATCTCATCCAAAAACACGGTGCCCCCATCGGCTACTTCAAGCAAGCCTGGCTTAGAAGCTCGGGCATCGGTAAACGCGCCTTTCTCGTAGCCAAACAGCTCAGCCTCGAGCAAGTTGTCCGGCAGCGCTGCACAGTTGATCTCTACAAAACGGCCTGCGTTGTAGGTGGAGTTGTGATGAATGGTGCGGGCAACCAAGTTTTTGCCTGTACCGGTTTCGCCACGAATGAGGACAATCGTGTTGGGTACATCCCGAAGCATTTCGATGGTTTGGCGCACTTGGCGGATAGCTTCGCTTTCCCCCAGAATACCTGAGATGGGATAGGCTTGCTGTTCAGCTAGGCGTTGCTGCTCCCGCACGGGATCGCGCTCGTAGAGGTTGAGCGCTTTTTTGAGCAGCATGCGCATTTCCTCAAGATTGATCGGCTTTTGCAGGTAGTGAAAGGCTCCTAGGCGCATCGCTTCGACGGCCGTCTGAATGGAGGAGTGGGCCGTCATAATGATGACGGGCACGTTAAGCCGCCGTTTCCGAAAAACCTCAAGCAGTTCGATGCCGTTGATTTCCGGCATCATCAAATCGGCCAGTACGACGTCGGGCTGCTCACCAGCCTCAATGGCTTCCAACATCACCTGAGGATGCACAAATGCGCGCACCTCATAGCCATCCCTTCGCAGTACACTTGCAAACAGTTCGCCCAGTTTGGGCTCATCATCCACGACAAACACACATGCCTTCGCCATCGGTCAGGGGGTGTAGATTGGTAATGGGTTGGTCGACCAAACATCGCCGCGTACACAGTAGAGTATCGGCAGAAGTAACTTTGAACTGAAGGGGTTTCGATCAGAAAATATGCCTATAGCCAAAGGGGCGTGTTACGCGCTTACCCCCTTCATTTTGTAACCCCTTTGCATTTGGCCTGCAATACAACACCTTGCCCAGGTACCTTACGAAACTCCACGGGAAGTTTTGCTTTTTTTCATCCGTCGGTGTGCTATTTTGCAAACCTTCAGCATCGATGTACAAATAATCTGGGCATGTCTTTCCGCGATCTTGGCTGGATATTGGGACTGCTGCTGCTTGGGCTGTGGGCCTGCACCCCTTCAGAGCGTTCTTCGGAAACGGCGTTCCACTATACCGATGATTTAGGACGGACAGTGACACTTCCACACTGGCCGCGTCGCGTCGTCACGTTAGCTCCCAGCCTAACCGAGATTGTCTTTGCCGCTGGTGCTGGACACCTGCTCGTCGGGGTCACCACGGCGGACGACTATCCGCCTGCGGTTGACACGCTGCCCCGCTTCAGCGCCCTTCCAGTCAACTTTGAGGCTATCGTAGCTCTCAAACCCGACTTGGTGCTGGCCACCGACCAAGTCAATAACCCGCGCGATACCGCCACCTTTGCGACACTGGGCCTTCCGGTTTACTTTTTTTCCTACGCTACACTCGAGGACGTACTTGAAGCAATCCTGACGACAGGCCGAATGCTCGGCACAGAAGCAGCGGCCAAACGCACCGTCGACTCGCTACGTGCACGCTTGTTGCATTTGCAAGCCGCCTTAGATCCCTTGCCAAGACGGCCTTCGGTTTTACTGCTTATCAGTGACGAAACACTTTATGCT
Encoded here:
- a CDS encoding DUF4398 domain-containing protein — translated: MRGALWIAGLVLAGGLIAGCASAPTQQLEAAQQALQAADSAEADVYVSDLYRAAQDSLAAAQVEIEAQNARFALTRNYERAERLLQFVAETARQATEQVAQKKEEMRVEADTLLAEARRALEQTNELLKRAPRGKEGAVALVSIREDASSVEGQINEAAAALQSGDIFRAHQLAQQARDKAVGLVEELNAAIAKTRPGQGS
- a CDS encoding calcium/sodium antiporter, with the translated sequence MGSSFLFLALGLSGLYLGAEGLVRGSAALALRLGIAPLIIGLTIVSWGTSSPEVALSVQAALQGKGDVAAGNVIGSNICNIALILGLAALWQPLQVQARLVRLDVPLLVGISLLAGAMLLDKHLGRGEGLVLLTLMLAYVTLNVWMSRRELPDLLEEGKDLLPKRLQHPLFEGALVVVGLGLLILGGRWFLAGAVSLARTAGLSEAFIGLTVVAVGTSLPELATSIVAAVRREADIAVGNVVGSNLFNLLTILGLAAVVRPLQTYGLQQVDLLVMNGLTWLLLPIMWSGHRIRKAEGVVLIGLYIGYLLFRAGV
- a CDS encoding sigma-54-dependent transcriptional regulator — protein: MAKACVFVVDDEPKLGELFASVLRRDGYEVRAFVHPQVMLEAIEAGEQPDVVLADLMMPEINGIELLEVFRKRRLNVPVIIMTAHSSIQTAVEAMRLGAFHYLQKPINLEEMRMLLKKALNLYERDPVREQQRLAEQQAYPISGILGESEAIRQVRQTIEMLRDVPNTIVLIRGETGTGKNLVARTIHHNSTYNAGRFVEINCAALPDNLLEAELFGYEKGAFTDARASKPGLLEVADGGTVFLDEIDSMSLALQAKLLSFLESRTFRRLGGIEDIRVTTRILCATNVNLEQLVAERRFRQDLFYRINVVNLYLPPLREMGRDILLIAQAFVRQFNEELGRSVKGFTPEAEQKLLKHSWPGNVRELRNVLERAMIFTKKTWIDADDLPLQPASVPLALPVSNGIFYFPSGSTLEELEKAYILHTLKHYKASYAEVAQILGISKKTLWEKRKRYNLDKEIAHL
- a CDS encoding ABC transporter substrate-binding protein, which produces MSFRDLGWILGLLLLGLWACTPSERSSETAFHYTDDLGRTVTLPHWPRRVVTLAPSLTEIVFAAGAGHLLVGVTTADDYPPAVDTLPRFSALPVNFEAIVALKPDLVLATDQVNNPRDTATFATLGLPVYFFSYATLEDVLEAILTTGRMLGTEAAAKRTVDSLRARLLHLQAALDPLPRRPSVLLLISDETLYAFGQGSYVHDLIARAGGQSLTATLPVAGPVLSDEFVLQAKPEVIVVTMGTDYEPSRLLQRHPSWDVVPAVSQGRICGLEPSWILRPGPRLIAGLEALAHCLHPDLVTVP
- a CDS encoding L,D-transpeptidase family protein, which produces MGGALYGWIKLRQSPYVAFEAAREALAQARAAQAERYAASLWEQAQRSWKQALMQWQEANQRWWAWQQYAQAQAVARQAEQQAWAAARRAEQVRDSLYHQSHQMLRQLAPLLDSLAQWLETLPYRSAWSQQFQEAQTHYHTAHKALESGDLWVASEQAAAAQHRLQVLEEQLRDYVSHYLAQLPTWRQWVEEARQEARRRGSLLLVVDKMARRCYVYRGTQHLATFTVELGPNWMGPKLYAGDRATPEGKYRVIRKLGPGETRYYRALLLDYPNEVDRARFIRARREGRLPPNAQIGGLIEIHGEGGRGVDWTEGCVALRNEEMRQLFELVPVGTPVVIVGALESWPILRLMRNPTANYGR